The Anastrepha ludens isolate Willacy chromosome 2, idAnaLude1.1, whole genome shotgun sequence genome contains a region encoding:
- the LOC128871737 gene encoding tropomyosin-2 isoform X1, with protein sequence MDAIKKKMQAMKLEKDNAIDKADTCEAQAKDANARADKLQEELRDLEKKMVQVEVDLVTSKEQLDKANRELEEKEKQLTTTESEVATLNRKVQQIEEDLEKSEERSTSAQQKLLEATQAADENNRMCKVLENRSQQDEERMDQLTNQLKEARMLAEDADTKSDEVSRKLAFVEDELEVAEDRVRSGEAKIMELEEELKVVGNSLKSLEVSEEKANQRVEEFKREMKTLSVKLKEAEQRAEHAEKQVKRLQKEVDRLEDRLFHEKEKYKAICDDLDSTFAELTGY encoded by the exons ATGGATGCCATCAAGAAGAAGATGCAAGCGATGAAGCTTGAGAAGGATAACGCCATTGATAAGGCCGATACCTGTGAAGCTCAAGCCAAGGATGCCAATGCCCGCGCAGACAAATTGCAAGAGGAGTTGCGCGATTTGGAGAAAAAAATGGTTCAAGTTGAAGTTGACTTGGTCACCTCTAAGGAACAGTTGGACAAGGCCAACCGTGAATTGGAAGAGAAGGAGAAACAATTAACCACCACCGAATCCGAGGTCGCCACTTTGAATCGTAAGGTACAACAGATTGAAGAAGATTTGGAGAAATCCGAAGAGCGCTCCACCAGTGCCCAACAGAAATTGCTGGAAGCCACACAAGCCGCTGATGAGAACAACCG TATGTGCAAAGTATTGGAGAACCGCTCGCAGCAGGATGAGGAGCGTATGGATCAATTGACTAACCAATTGAAGGAAGCCCGTATGTTGGCTGAAGATGCTGACACCAAGTCCGATGAAGTATCACGTAAGCTGGCCTTCGTTGAAGACGAGTTGGAAGTGGCTGAAGATCGTGTCAGGTCCGGTGAAGCCAAGATCATGGAACTTGAGGAAGAATTGAAg GTCGTCGGTAACTCGTTGAAATCCTTGGAAGTGTCTGAGGAGAAGGCCAACCAGCGTGTTGAGGAGTTCAAACGCGAAATGAAGACTCTGTCCGTCAAATTGAAGGAAGCCGAACAGCGCGCTGAACATGCCGAGAAGCAAGTGAAGCGCCTGCAAAAGGAAGTCGACAGGCTAGAAG ACCGTCTCTTCCatgagaaagaaaaatataaagcaatCTGCGATGATTTGGATTCAACATTCGCCGAACTTACGGGAtattaa
- the LOC128871737 gene encoding tropomyosin-2 isoform X2, whose protein sequence is MDAIKKKMQAMKLEKDNAIDKADTCEAQAKDANARADKLQEELRDLEKKMVQVEVDLVTSKEQLDKANRELEEKEKQLTTTESEVATLNRKVQQIEEDLEKSEERSTSAQQKLLEATQAADENNRMCKVLENRSQQDEERMDQLTNQLKEARMLAEDADTKSDEVSRKLAFVEDELEVAEDRVRSGEAKIMELEEELKVVGNSLKSLEVSEEKANQRVEEFKREMKTLSVKLKEAEQRAEHAEKQVKRLQKEVDRLEDELGVNKDRFKSLADEMDSTFAELAGY, encoded by the exons ATGGATGCCATCAAGAAGAAGATGCAAGCGATGAAGCTTGAGAAGGATAACGCCATTGATAAGGCCGATACCTGTGAAGCTCAAGCCAAGGATGCCAATGCCCGCGCAGACAAATTGCAAGAGGAGTTGCGCGATTTGGAGAAAAAAATGGTTCAAGTTGAAGTTGACTTGGTCACCTCTAAGGAACAGTTGGACAAGGCCAACCGTGAATTGGAAGAGAAGGAGAAACAATTAACCACCACCGAATCCGAGGTCGCCACTTTGAATCGTAAGGTACAACAGATTGAAGAAGATTTGGAGAAATCCGAAGAGCGCTCCACCAGTGCCCAACAGAAATTGCTGGAAGCCACACAAGCCGCTGATGAGAACAACCG TATGTGCAAAGTATTGGAGAACCGCTCGCAGCAGGATGAGGAGCGTATGGATCAATTGACTAACCAATTGAAGGAAGCCCGTATGTTGGCTGAAGATGCTGACACCAAGTCCGATGAAGTATCACGTAAGCTGGCCTTCGTTGAAGACGAGTTGGAAGTGGCTGAAGATCGTGTCAGGTCCGGTGAAGCCAAGATCATGGAACTTGAGGAAGAATTGAAg GTCGTCGGTAACTCGTTGAAATCCTTGGAAGTGTCTGAGGAGAAGGCCAACCAGCGTGTTGAGGAGTTCAAACGCGAAATGAAGACTCTGTCCGTCAAATTGAAGGAAGCCGAACAGCGCGCTGAACATGCCGAGAAGCAAGTGAAGCGCCTGCAAAAGGAAGTCGACAGGCTAGAAG ACGAATTGGGTGTCAACAAGGATAGATTCAAGTCGCTCGCCGACGAAATGGACTCCACATTCGCCGAGTTGGCTGGTTATTAA
- the LOC128871738 gene encoding uncharacterized protein LOC128871738, with protein sequence MKAKVERKRNQCDIEFLSYPAAAGHTNNGYVSDITRIRIQPFTKWMMVAIVFYVLNLANLVLCNVAINDGQTSNSLKYANDSFAGLASSAISLENASPLVWSEFLEDYVLSQSSPSARTSKDLPFIPSQNDMSMMSPNMPIGMQGPLTYHSSAYKRPNVYITKRIGEAVELEPHMRPPVHVVNPQFRPMTNQMIQQQQMQEQQRQQPGFFQQLFGLGGGGSSSSQPVRPVPVQQHHPSPPVQHTGPQPPFRAVTENDLYLLGAIEKLVYRVDYLESRIRRAEQLIYYLMAGNNQKEVRDPCPTNFTRISDNCYYINSQQQVNWKTANSACKGLNAHLAEFEKVSENEEIMAYILNQPQHRGRDYWLGGLNPGLLWIWSNSAKPVNPNMNLTSIAILHANNTESNTIDVDGDDKDKNKDEEDSSINENILNNTVEIEGQGRCLRLSYNPAKHIYNYYGQECTSRHYYICETEDKTLDNKIKKITRELKLFD encoded by the exons ATGAAAGCGAAAGTGGAACGCAAGCGAAATCAGTGTGACATTGAATTCTTAAGTTACCCCGCCGCCGCTGGTCATACTAATAACGGTTATGTTAGTGATATTACCCGTATTCGAATACAACCATTTACTAAGTGGATGATGGTggcaattgttttttatgttttaaactTGGCCAATTTGGTGTTATGCAATGTAGCCATAAATGATGGACAAACCTCAAATTCGCTTAAGTATGCGAATGATTCATTTGCTGGTTTAGCGAGCAGTGCCATTTCATTAGAAAACGCTTCCCCCTTGGTCTGGTCGGAATTTCTAGAGGATTATGTATTGAG CCAATCAAGTCCCAGTGCTCGTACGTCAAAAGATCTTCCATTTATTCCCAGCCAAAACGATATGTCTATGATGAGCCCGAACATGCCAATTGGTATGCAAGGACCGTTAACTTATCATTCATCGGCCTACAAGCGCCCAAATGTCTATATAACAAAACGCATTGGTGAAGCGGTTGAATTGGAGCCACACATGCGTCCGCCCGTTCATGTAGTGAACCCACAATTTCGACCCATGACCAATCAAAtgatacaacagcaacaaatgcAGGAACAGCAACGTCAACAACCGGGGTTTTTCCAACAACTATTTGGTTTGGGGGGAGGAGGCAGCAGCAGTAGTCAACCGGTACGGCCAGTGCCTGTGCAACAGCACCACCCCTCACCACCGGTACAACATACCGGTCCACAACCACCATTTCGTGCCGTAACCGAAAATGATTTATATTTACTGGGCGCCATAGAGAAGCTTGTGTACCGCGTTGATTACTTGGAGAGTCGCATTCGTCGTGCCGAGCAGTTAATCTACTATTTGATGGCGGGGAATAATCAGAAAGAAG TTCGTGATCCTTGTCCAACGAATTTTACTCGCATCAGCGACAATTGCTATTACATCAACAGTCAGCAGCAGGTGAACTGGAAGACCGCAAATTCTGCTTGTAAGGGGCTCAATGCACACCTcgctgaatttgaaaaggtgtcGGAAAATGAAGAGATAATGGCTTACATACTAAATCAACCTCAACACCGTGGTCGCGATTATTGGTTAGGCGGCTTGAACCCTGGATTGCTTTGGATTTGGTCAAATTCAGCAAAACCCGTTAATCCTAATATGAATCTTACGTCAATCGCCATTTTACATGCCAATAATACAGAGAGCAATACAATCGATGTGGATGGTGATGAtaaggataaaaataaagaCGAAGAAGATTCTTCCATCAACGAAAACATTCTTAACAATACCGTCGAAATTGAAGGTCAGGGTCGATGCTTGCGTCTCTCGTATAATCCAGCGAAACACATTTACAATTACTACGGACAGGAATGTACTTCGAGACATTATTATATCTGTGAAACTGAGGACAAAACGCTCGATAATAAGATTAAAAAGATCACAcgtgaattaaaattatttgattga